The DNA sequence TTTGGATGATGGAAATAAAATAATAATTCAGCATGAAAATGGATATATTTCAATCTATAAACATTGCTCATCAATTTTGAAAAATGAAAGAGATTTTGTTGTACAAGGTGAAATGATTGGGCTAAGCGGAAATACCGGAAAAAATACAACCGGTCCGCATCTTCACTTTGAAATTTGGAAATTAGGAAAACCAGTTAATCCAAAGGAATTTTTTATCAAATGATAGGAATAAAAAATATGACTAAAAAAGAGAATGGATATTCCGAAGATGTAAGTATTTTAAGTGACGGAGTAAATATTGAAGGTAAAATTACAAGTAACGGTAATGTAAGAATAGATGGCAAAGTTAATGGAGACGTAATTGTTAAAGGAAATCTTACTCTTGGATCTGCGGCAGAAATAAAGGGACAAGTTTCTGCAAAAAATATGACAGCAAGCGGAAAAGTTGAAGGTGTTTTGAAAATTGAAGAAAAACTTACACTTGAAGCGTCATCAATAATTAAAGGTGATATTATTACAAAAATTTTGGTTGTTGTTGAAGGTGCAAAATTTGATGGTAAAAGTTCAATGACACATTCACCTTTAGAAAATTCATATTCACAAAGTGGAACAAAATAATAAAATAATAAAATCCTACAAAGAAGTAGGTCCGTATTTAGGATTAGGAACACAATTAGCGGCATCAATTATTTTAATGTTCTTTTTAGGCAGATGGCTCGATTCAAAGTTTCATATTGATCCGGTCTTAACAATTATTTTCAGTTTTTTTGGCGGATTTGTTGGAATTTATAATGTTATTAAATCCACAATAAAATTAAACAAAAAGAAAAAGTGAAACGTTTTCTAAATCAAATCATTTATTTATATTTAAGCGTTTTCATAATCATAGCAATTCTATATTTTACAAAAACTATCGCATCAAAATTTCTATTTTCTGCAATCTTAGCTGGAATTATTAATTTAATAAATGCATTTGCGGCAGTAAAATTATTTCAACTTTCATATAAGAAAGGCGGATCTTCCTTTTTAATATATAATCTCGGTGGTTTGGGAATAAGATTAATCTCTTTACTTATCATATTTCTACTAATAATAAAACTCTTGAATATTGATGAATATGCGTTTATATTTATATTCTTTTTATTTTACTTTATTTCATTAATACTAGAAGTGTTTTTTTACATTAAATATAAAGAAAATATCAAAATTTGATGTATTCTGAAGAAATTAAAACCGTTACTGATAGTCTACATACAACCGCAAGTTCGCAAGGCGAAGGTGGAACTGGTTGGATTATGCATCATATTATGGATAGTAATACGTTAGATTTCGAACCGTTTTTTACTATTCCATTACCTCATTTAAGCTTGTTTGGATTTGATATTTCAATTACCAAACATATTGTTTTTATGTGGATTGCTTTCGCACTTTTAGTTTTGATTTTTAATTTTGTTGCAAAATCTTATAAAAAATCATTATTGCCAAAAGGACTTTCAAATGTTATGGAAGTTCTTGTTTTATTTGTCAGAGATGAAATTGCAAAACCAACAATAGGAAAAGGTTACGAGAAATTTCTTCCATATCTCTTAACCGTATTTTTCTTTATTCTTGTTTGTAATTTCTTGGGATTGGTTCCTTATGGAGCAACGGCAACAAGTAATATTTCAGTAACAGCAACTTTAGCAATTATTTCTTTTATTGTTATTCAGGCTGGCGGAATGATGAAAAACGGTGCATTCGGATATTTCAAAGGATTAATACCAAGCGGAGTGCCGGGTTGGTTATTGCCAATTATGTTTGTCGTAGAAATTTTGGGATTATTTACAAAACCTTTTGCTCTTGCAATTAGGTTATTTGCAAATATGACTGCAGGACATATTGTAATTATGGCTTTATTAGGATTGATTTTTATTCTGCAAACATTTTTTGTAGCTCCCGTTTCGGTAGCTTTTGCTTTATTTATATATTTACTTGAAATTTTAGTTGCATTGATTCAAGCATATATTTTTACAATGTTGTCATCTTTATTTATTGGGATGGCAGTTCATCAAGACCATTAATAATTATTTAATTTTAGGAGGAAATAAATGGAATTTGCTTATTTAGCCGCTGGACTTGGAGCAGGATTAACAATTTTTGGTGGAGCATTAGGAATTGGAAAATTAGCTGCATCCGCAATGGAAGCAAGTGGTCGTCAGCCAGAAGCTGCCGGTGATATCAGAACTTCAATGATTATTGCAGCTGCACTTATTGAAGGTATTTCACTTTTTGCACTTGTAATTTGTATTCTTTTAGCTCTTAAGTAGAAAAAAATATTTAATTAGAGGAAAATTATTATGATTGCATTTCCTGCTTTCATTATGTTGCTATATTCCGGCGGAGAAAGTTCCGGAAGCCTATTAGATGTTAATCCGGGGTTAATTTTTTGGACTGTTGTAACTTTTGTATTATTGCTTTTAGTGCTAAAAAAAATGGCATGGAAACCAATTCTTAATTCACTAAATGAACGTGAAAATTTTATAAAACAATCGGTTGAAAAAGCAGAAACTGCAAAAAAAGAAGCTGAAATTTTGCTTGAACAAAACAAGTTGAATTTATCAAAAGCTGAAAATGAAGCTCAAAAAATTATTGCACAAGGAAGAGATTATGCCGAAAGTTTAAAATCTCAAATTCTTGATGAAAGTAAAATTGAAGCAAAAAAAATGATAGAAAATGCATCATTGGAAATTGAAAGAAAAAATGCCGAAGCCTTTAATAATCTTAAAGAAGAAGTTGCTTCTATTGCAGTAAAAGCTGCTGAAAAGATTTTGAGAAGTAATTTAGATAAAGAAAAACAAGAAAAAGTTGTTAATGATTTTATAAACGATTTATCGAAGAATTAGTAAATGAGTGAATTTATAGTTTCAACAAGATATGCTAATGCACTTATGGGAATTGCGGAATCAAACAATCTATTCTCAAAAATTGTTGAAGATATTAAATTTATTAATTTAACATTAACCGATTCAAAGGAATTACGAAATCTTCTTCATAATCCAATTGTAACTCCGCAAAAAAAAGTTTCAATTCTTGATGAAATTTTTAGTTCACATGTTTTAAAAGAAGTTATAACTTTTTTAAATTTTCTTGTTGAAAAAGGAAGAGAAAATCTTTTATTCGATGTTACAAAAAGATTTTTAAGTTTAGCTGATGAAAAATTAAATAATGCAAATATTAAAATTATTAGCGCTATTGAATTAAGCAAAATTCAAAAAGAAAGTATCGAAAAAAAAATTAATGAAATGCTTAATAAAAATGTAATTGCTAAATATGAAATTGATAGTACGATAATTGGCGGATTTAAAGCAAAGTTTAACGATACAATTATTGATGCTTCGATACAGCATCAATTAGAATTATTAAAAAAGCGTTTGTTTGATCAAAGTTACTTAAGTAATTAATTTAGAATTTTTTTATAAGGTAAAATAATGGCTCAAGTTAGACCTGATGAAGTTTCTGCAATTTTGAGAAAACAATTATCTGGTTTTGATAACGAAATTGATATTTATGATGTGGGAACTGTATTGTCTGTTGGAGATGGAATTGCTCAAGTTTATGGACTATCTCAAGTTATGGCAAGTGAGCTTATTGAATTTCCTAATGATATCATTGGAATGGTTCTTAACTTAGATGAAGATAGTGTTGGTTGTGTTCTGTTTGGAGATAGTTCACTAATCAAAGAAGGTGACGAAGTAAAAAGAACAAAACGCGTTGCGTCTATTCCAGTTGGTGAAGAATTTTTAGGAAGAGTTATAACTCCGCTTGGTATTCCGTTAGATGGAAAGGGACCAATTCAAGCAAAAAAATATTTGCCAATCGAAAGAAAAGCATTAGGTGTTGTTGCACGCCAACCGGTTACTGAGCCTTTACAAACCGGTATTGCAGCAGTTGATGCTATGATTCCTATTGGAAGAGGACAAAGAGAATTAATTATTGGTGATAGACAAACCGGCAAAACGGCTGTTGCTATTGATACAATTATTAATCAAAAATTTACACATACAGAAGAAGCAAGTGCAAATGGAATTAAACCAGTTTATTGTGTTTATGTTGCTATCGGACAAAAAGCTTCTACTGTTGCACAAGTTGTAAATAAATTGGAAGAACATGGTGCAATGGCTTATACAACTGTTGTTTCTGCAGCAAGTTCTGATCCGGCTCCATTGCAATATATTGCTCCTTATTCCGGTGCAACTTTAGCAGAGTATTTTAGAGATAATGGAAAACATGCTTTAGCTGTTTATGATGATTTATCAAAACAAGCTGTTGCATATAGAGAACTTTCATTACTGTTAAGAAGACCTCCCGGACGTGAAGCGTATCCCGGTGATATTTTTTATCTTCATTCAAGATTATTGGAAAGAGCCTCAAAACTTAGTGATAAATTAGGCGGTGGAAGTTTAACTGCTTTGCCAATTATTGAAACTCAACAAGGTGACGTTTCTGCGTATATTCCAACAAACGTAATTTCTATTACCGACGGACAAATTTATCTTGAACCAAATTTATTTAATGCCGGAGTTCGTCCCGCAATAAATGTTGGTATAAGCGTTTCCCGTGTTGGTGGAAATGCACAAATTAAGGCTATGAAAAAAGTTGCCGGAACTTTAAAATTGGATTTAGCTCAATATAGAGAATTAGAAGCATTTGCAAAATTTGGTTCTGATTTGGATCAAGCAACACAAAGAACTTTGGCAAAAGGTGAAAGATTAGTTGAACTTTTAAAACAAGGTCAATACAATCCAATTCCGGTTGAAAAACAAGTTGTTAGTATTTTTGCCGCAACTAATGGTTTTATGGATAGTATTAGTGTTAAAGATATTAAAAGATTTCAGAAAGAAATGCTTGAATATATTGAAGTAAATAATAAAAGTGTACTTGAAGAAATTAGAACTAAGAAACAATTAAATGACGAAATTATTGAAAGTGTTAAAAAAGTAGTTTCGGAATTTATTTCAAAGTTTAAGAAAAGCGAATAAATAAATTTTAAATGGCAACCTTAAGAGATATAAAGCAAAGAATTAGCGGTATTAAAAGTACTCAGCAAATTACTAAAGCAATGAAAATGGTTGCAGCCGCAAGATTACGTCGTGCTCAAGAAAATATTATTAATGCAAAACCTTATGCAAGAAAAATGGCTGAAGTTTTAAGTCATCTTCTAAAAAGTATTGGAAGCGAAAATCAATTATTCTTAGAAAGACCGGTAAATTCTGTTGCGCTTGTCGTTGTTACATCTGATAGAGGATTGTGCGGCGGTTTTAACATGAATGCAATTCGAATTACCGAAGAAATGCTGAATGGCGATTTGAAAGATCTAAATGAAAAAGGTAAAGTTGAACTTTATTGTGTCGGGAAAAAAGGTAATGATTATTTTAAATCAAAAAGTAAAATAAAAATTGCCGGATCATTTCCCGGAATATTTTCTAAACTTGAATTTGAATTTGCAGCATCTTTTGCAAACGAATTAACTTCAAAATTTTTATCCGGAGAATATGATAAAGTTATTATTGTTTATAATGAATTTAAATCCGTAATTCAACAAAAAATAACTTCCAAACAATTTTTACCAATTCAAAATATTGTAAACGAAGAAGAAAATCATAAAAATTTGATTGAGTATATTTACGAACCAAATCAAAAAGAAATTGTTGATTCTTTATTACCGCGCCATTTAAAAGGACAAATGTGGACAGTGCTTTTAGATTCTTATGCTGCAGA is a window from the Ignavibacteriota bacterium genome containing:
- a CDS encoding F0F1 ATP synthase subunit alpha; translation: MMAQVRPDEVSAILRKQLSGFDNEIDIYDVGTVLSVGDGIAQVYGLSQVMASELIEFPNDIIGMVLNLDEDSVGCVLFGDSSLIKEGDEVKRTKRVASIPVGEEFLGRVITPLGIPLDGKGPIQAKKYLPIERKALGVVARQPVTEPLQTGIAAVDAMIPIGRGQRELIIGDRQTGKTAVAIDTIINQKFTHTEEASANGIKPVYCVYVAIGQKASTVAQVVNKLEEHGAMAYTTVVSAASSDPAPLQYIAPYSGATLAEYFRDNGKHALAVYDDLSKQAVAYRELSLLLRRPPGREAYPGDIFYLHSRLLERASKLSDKLGGGSLTALPIIETQQGDVSAYIPTNVISITDGQIYLEPNLFNAGVRPAINVGISVSRVGGNAQIKAMKKVAGTLKLDLAQYRELEAFAKFGSDLDQATQRTLAKGERLVELLKQGQYNPIPVEKQVVSIFAATNGFMDSISVKDIKRFQKEMLEYIEVNNKSVLEEIRTKKQLNDEIIESVKKVVSEFISKFKKSE
- a CDS encoding polymer-forming cytoskeletal protein translates to MTKKENGYSEDVSILSDGVNIEGKITSNGNVRIDGKVNGDVIVKGNLTLGSAAEIKGQVSAKNMTASGKVEGVLKIEEKLTLEASSIIKGDIITKILVVVEGAKFDGKSSMTHSPLENSYSQSGTK
- the atpH gene encoding ATP synthase F1 subunit delta, with amino-acid sequence MSEFIVSTRYANALMGIAESNNLFSKIVEDIKFINLTLTDSKELRNLLHNPIVTPQKKVSILDEIFSSHVLKEVITFLNFLVEKGRENLLFDVTKRFLSLADEKLNNANIKIISAIELSKIQKESIEKKINEMLNKNVIAKYEIDSTIIGGFKAKFNDTIIDASIQHQLELLKKRLFDQSYLSN
- the atpG gene encoding ATP synthase F1 subunit gamma, translating into MATLRDIKQRISGIKSTQQITKAMKMVAAARLRRAQENIINAKPYARKMAEVLSHLLKSIGSENQLFLERPVNSVALVVVTSDRGLCGGFNMNAIRITEEMLNGDLKDLNEKGKVELYCVGKKGNDYFKSKSKIKIAGSFPGIFSKLEFEFAASFANELTSKFLSGEYDKVIIVYNEFKSVIQQKITSKQFLPIQNIVNEEENHKNLIEYIYEPNQKEIVDSLLPRHLKGQMWTVLLDSYAAELGARMTAMEMATENAKEMIRTLQIKFNKERQAAITKEILEIVSGANALKSA
- the atpB gene encoding F0F1 ATP synthase subunit A — encoded protein: MYSEEIKTVTDSLHTTASSQGEGGTGWIMHHIMDSNTLDFEPFFTIPLPHLSLFGFDISITKHIVFMWIAFALLVLIFNFVAKSYKKSLLPKGLSNVMEVLVLFVRDEIAKPTIGKGYEKFLPYLLTVFFFILVCNFLGLVPYGATATSNISVTATLAIISFIVIQAGGMMKNGAFGYFKGLIPSGVPGWLLPIMFVVEILGLFTKPFALAIRLFANMTAGHIVIMALLGLIFILQTFFVAPVSVAFALFIYLLEILVALIQAYIFTMLSSLFIGMAVHQDH
- a CDS encoding AtpZ/AtpI family protein produces the protein MEQNNKIIKSYKEVGPYLGLGTQLAASIILMFFLGRWLDSKFHIDPVLTIIFSFFGGFVGIYNVIKSTIKLNKKKK
- the atpF gene encoding F0F1 ATP synthase subunit B encodes the protein MLLYSGGESSGSLLDVNPGLIFWTVVTFVLLLLVLKKMAWKPILNSLNERENFIKQSVEKAETAKKEAEILLEQNKLNLSKAENEAQKIIAQGRDYAESLKSQILDESKIEAKKMIENASLEIERKNAEAFNNLKEEVASIAVKAAEKILRSNLDKEKQEKVVNDFINDLSKN
- the atpE gene encoding ATP synthase F0 subunit C, whose amino-acid sequence is MEFAYLAAGLGAGLTIFGGALGIGKLAASAMEASGRQPEAAGDIRTSMIIAAALIEGISLFALVICILLALK